The Ziziphus jujuba cultivar Dongzao chromosome 7, ASM3175591v1 genome includes a region encoding these proteins:
- the LOC107424657 gene encoding soluble inorganic pyrophosphatase isoform X2 — MANNGGESSGKNAGFPHVVLNERILSSMSRRSVAAHPWHDLEIGPGAPSVFNCVVEISKGSKVKYELDKTTGLIKEPVLPGSFLRARAIGLMPMIDQGEKDDKIIAVCADDPEFRHYKDIKDLPPHRLAEIRRFFEDYKKNENKKVDVEDFLPAESAIDAIKYSMDLYASYIVESLRQ, encoded by the exons ATGGCTAACAACGGTGGAGAATCAAGTGGGAAGAATGCAGGATTCCCTCACGTGGTCCTCAATGAAAGAATTCTTTCGTCGATGTCACGGAGATCAGTGGCTGCTCATCCCTGGCATGACTTAGAGATTG GACCTGGTGCTCCTTCGGTTTTCAACTgt GTGGTTGAAATTAgcaaaggcagcaaggttaaaTACGAGCTTGACAAGACAACTGGCCTCATAAAA GAGCCTGTACTGCCTGGTTCTTTCCTTCGAGCCCGGGCTATTGGATTAATGCCTATGATTGATCAG GGTGAAAAGGATGACAAAATTATTGCAGTATGTGCTGATGATCCTGAGTTCCGCCATTACAAGGACATCAAAGATCTTCCTCCTCACCGTCTTGCAGAAATCCGCCGATTCTTTGAGGACT ACAAAAAGAATGAAAACAAGAAAGTCGATGTCGAGGACTTCTTACCTGCTGAATCTGCCATTGATGCTATCAAATACTCCAT GGACCTCTATGCATCTTACATCGTGGAGAGCTTGAGGCAATAA
- the LOC107424657 gene encoding soluble inorganic pyrophosphatase isoform X1: protein MANNGGESSGKNAGFPHVVLNERILSSMSRRSVAAHPWHDLEIGPGAPSVFNCVVEISKGSKVKYELDKTTGLIKVDRILYSSVVYPHNYGFIPRTICEDSDPMDVLVLMQEPVLPGSFLRARAIGLMPMIDQGEKDDKIIAVCADDPEFRHYKDIKDLPPHRLAEIRRFFEDYKKNENKKVDVEDFLPAESAIDAIKYSMDLYASYIVESLRQ, encoded by the exons ATGGCTAACAACGGTGGAGAATCAAGTGGGAAGAATGCAGGATTCCCTCACGTGGTCCTCAATGAAAGAATTCTTTCGTCGATGTCACGGAGATCAGTGGCTGCTCATCCCTGGCATGACTTAGAGATTG GACCTGGTGCTCCTTCGGTTTTCAACTgt GTGGTTGAAATTAgcaaaggcagcaaggttaaaTACGAGCTTGACAAGACAACTGGCCTCATAAAA GTTGATCGTATTCTTTACTCATCGGTTGTTTATCCACACAACTATGGTTTTATCCCACGAACCATTTGTGAGGACAGTGATCCTATGGATGTCCTGGTACTGATGCAG GAGCCTGTACTGCCTGGTTCTTTCCTTCGAGCCCGGGCTATTGGATTAATGCCTATGATTGATCAG GGTGAAAAGGATGACAAAATTATTGCAGTATGTGCTGATGATCCTGAGTTCCGCCATTACAAGGACATCAAAGATCTTCCTCCTCACCGTCTTGCAGAAATCCGCCGATTCTTTGAGGACT ACAAAAAGAATGAAAACAAGAAAGTCGATGTCGAGGACTTCTTACCTGCTGAATCTGCCATTGATGCTATCAAATACTCCAT GGACCTCTATGCATCTTACATCGTGGAGAGCTTGAGGCAATAA